A genome region from Oceanispirochaeta sp. M1 includes the following:
- a CDS encoding ABC transporter permease, whose amino-acid sequence MIKKGLSLFILIFLWYLLSLLAQKSFLPLPHIVLLTLVKEIVSGDLSRHLGVSLLRILGAQLAAFIPALFLGIGAGRNKTMDSLLSPMVYFLFPIPKIALLPIILLFLGLGNLSKIFLVALIVFFQYYLNIRDGVTAINKKYFDSMTSLGGGSLMNLTHLILPAVMPCIYSTLRLTLGTSIAVLFLAETFATRSGIGWYIMDAWGRISYNEMFAGIAALSLTGLLLMEMTSWSEKRFSPWNF is encoded by the coding sequence ATGATTAAAAAAGGACTCTCTTTATTTATACTCATCTTTCTCTGGTACTTATTAAGCCTGTTGGCACAGAAAAGCTTTCTTCCTCTCCCTCATATAGTATTGCTGACTCTAGTGAAAGAGATCGTGTCTGGAGATCTTTCAAGGCATCTGGGAGTCTCTCTACTCAGAATCCTGGGAGCACAGCTTGCTGCATTTATACCTGCTCTGTTTCTCGGGATTGGTGCAGGGCGGAATAAAACTATGGATTCTTTATTAAGCCCTATGGTCTATTTTCTTTTTCCCATTCCGAAAATTGCTCTGCTTCCCATTATTCTTCTCTTTCTCGGTCTTGGAAATCTTTCCAAAATATTTCTTGTGGCTCTGATTGTTTTCTTCCAATATTACCTGAATATCCGTGATGGTGTGACAGCCATTAATAAGAAATACTTTGATTCCATGACAAGTCTGGGGGGAGGGAGTCTGATGAATCTGACTCATCTGATTCTCCCAGCAGTTATGCCGTGCATTTATTCCACTCTCAGACTGACTCTGGGGACCAGTATTGCAGTCCTCTTCCTGGCTGAAACATTTGCCACCCGCAGCGGAATAGGCTGGTACATCATGGATGCCTGGGGAAGAATCTCCTATAATGAAATGTTTGCCGGAATTGCAGCTCTGAGTCTGACAGGGCTTCTGTTGATGGAAATGACGAGCTGGTCTGAAAAAAGATTTTCTCCTTGGAACTTCTAA
- a CDS encoding ABC transporter ATP-binding protein: protein MIKLRNLELSYTGGRQIFDDIDHSFESGKIHGIIGPSGCGKTSLLYLIAGLTSPDRGDIYIHDSPCRAGRRDIAIILQEYGLFPWKTAYENLALGLKIRKRSRSDIDSAVKSIFKVMHLEGMEQQYPTKLSGGERQRLAIGRALILDPEVLLLDEPFSSLDAMTRESLQEHLLLLKQERNLTVLHVTHSIEEAVFLSDKIHIMDGLGRIHNMDNSPQGTNYRKDPDFFSHCVKLRKDLESLSLKSECNLSGERES, encoded by the coding sequence ATGATTAAGCTCCGGAATCTGGAGCTTTCCTATACAGGGGGCAGGCAGATTTTCGATGATATCGATCATAGTTTTGAAAGCGGTAAAATTCATGGCATCATTGGTCCGTCAGGCTGCGGCAAAACATCTCTACTCTATCTTATTGCCGGACTCACTTCTCCTGACAGGGGAGATATCTATATTCATGATTCACCATGCAGGGCCGGGCGTAGAGATATTGCCATTATTCTGCAGGAATACGGTCTTTTTCCCTGGAAAACAGCCTATGAGAATTTGGCATTGGGATTGAAAATAAGAAAAAGAAGCCGGAGTGACATAGATTCAGCAGTAAAGTCAATATTTAAAGTTATGCATCTGGAAGGTATGGAACAGCAATATCCTACGAAGCTGTCAGGTGGAGAAAGACAGCGGCTAGCTATAGGCCGAGCTTTGATTCTCGATCCTGAGGTTCTGCTTCTGGATGAACCATTTTCCTCACTGGATGCCATGACCAGAGAAAGTCTTCAGGAGCATCTGCTTCTTCTGAAGCAGGAAAGGAATCTCACAGTCCTTCATGTTACCCACAGTATTGAGGAAGCAGTCTTTCTTTCAGATAAGATCCATATTATGGATGGTCTGGGGAGAATCCATAATATGGATAATTCACCTCAGGGCACAAATTATCGTAAAGATCCTGATTTTTTTTCACATTGTGTCAAACTGAGAAAGGATCTTGAGTCTCTGAGTCTTAAGTCAGAATGCAATTTATCTGGAGAGAGGGAATCATGA
- a CDS encoding UbiX family flavin prenyltransferase has product MENKPLILGITGASGAPYALEIVRKSMAMNLPLYVILSNAAREVMSHETGCKWEEWVEELDPQAKLIHTAPVNEISHSLASGSFCSRGMVIAPCSMGSLGRIASGISGNLLERAADVCLKERRPLILMTRETPLNRIHLENMLKVNDAGGIILPPVPAFYSKPETVDDIVRSTVERVFMLLNMDDSTSFRWNSFKEKIND; this is encoded by the coding sequence ATGGAAAATAAGCCCCTCATTTTGGGGATTACCGGTGCTTCCGGTGCTCCCTATGCCCTGGAAATCGTCCGTAAATCAATGGCCATGAACCTCCCCTTATATGTGATTCTCAGTAATGCAGCCAGAGAAGTCATGTCCCATGAAACAGGATGTAAATGGGAAGAATGGGTAGAAGAACTGGACCCGCAGGCCAAGCTTATACATACAGCCCCTGTCAATGAGATCTCTCATTCTCTCGCCAGTGGTTCCTTTTGTTCTAGAGGCATGGTTATTGCTCCCTGCAGTATGGGCAGTTTGGGAAGGATTGCTTCAGGTATCTCTGGAAATCTCCTTGAACGGGCGGCAGATGTCTGTCTGAAGGAGAGGCGTCCTTTAATCCTTATGACCCGAGAAACTCCGTTAAACCGGATACACCTCGAAAATATGCTCAAAGTTAACGATGCGGGAGGAATTATACTCCCTCCTGTTCCGGCCTTTTATTCAAAGCCTGAAACTGTGGATGATATTGTCCGTTCTACAGTTGAGCGTGTATTTATGCTCCTTAATATGGATGATTCAACAAGTTTTAGATGGAATAGTTTCAAGGAAAAAATCAATGATTAA
- a CDS encoding UbiA-like polyprenyltransferase has translation MNKVLMMSSRIIKKGKGISTAVMIEHTLFSLPMAVSAFLLESSGRPAISRVLWILLAVFGARNAANALNRLIDHTIDEENPRTADRDLPAGRIKRLDLWLFTAFCTALFLLSAAMLNWLCLALVPVALILILGYSFTKRFTFLCHYWLGITSSVAVMGSFLALQGRFEWRFFPMTLGVALWVAGFDIIYATQDIEHDRTHCIHSVPAYFGKKGGLIISGLSHLGTLFFFSLNLLFFPLGFWYILGLAITALLLLSQQLIAWRGPVSWIPLASYHLNQLLSPLFLLFTALDIYLPGGLYGK, from the coding sequence ATGAATAAGGTTTTGATGATGAGCAGTAGAATCATCAAAAAGGGAAAGGGAATCAGTACGGCTGTAATGATTGAGCATACCCTTTTTTCCCTTCCCATGGCTGTTTCAGCCTTTCTTCTGGAAAGTAGTGGAAGACCTGCAATCTCCCGAGTACTGTGGATTCTGCTTGCTGTTTTCGGAGCCCGGAATGCGGCGAATGCCCTGAATCGGCTTATCGATCATACAATTGATGAAGAGAATCCCCGTACTGCAGACAGGGACCTGCCCGCAGGGCGAATAAAACGGCTTGATCTTTGGCTCTTTACAGCTTTCTGTACCGCTCTCTTTCTCCTCTCAGCGGCCATGCTGAATTGGCTCTGTCTGGCTTTAGTTCCGGTTGCCCTGATTCTGATCCTTGGATATTCATTTACAAAGAGATTTACCTTCCTCTGCCATTACTGGCTGGGGATCACTAGCTCCGTGGCTGTGATGGGCAGTTTTCTGGCTCTGCAGGGGCGATTTGAATGGCGATTTTTTCCTATGACTCTTGGAGTGGCTCTTTGGGTGGCGGGGTTTGATATCATTTATGCTACACAGGATATTGAGCATGATCGCACCCACTGCATCCACTCGGTTCCAGCCTACTTCGGAAAAAAAGGAGGGTTGATTATTTCAGGTCTCAGTCATCTTGGTACACTGTTCTTTTTCAGCCTCAATCTCCTGTTTTTTCCTCTGGGTTTCTGGTACATCCTAGGATTGGCAATAACGGCTCTTCTTCTTCTCTCTCAGCAGCTTATTGCCTGGAGAGGTCCGGTCAGCTGGATACCTCTGGCTTCATACCATTTGAACCAGCTTCTATCACCTTTGTTTCTTCTGTTTACAGCTTTGGATATTTATCTTCCCGGAGGTCTATATGGAAAATAA